One window of the Vigna radiata var. radiata cultivar VC1973A chromosome 1, Vradiata_ver6, whole genome shotgun sequence genome contains the following:
- the LOC106759197 gene encoding spore wall protein 2-like: MDVKELWYSLRGQSVDPHRLELLTDDRGVMHMLSIARLNDEVHLYVVHNMMEPEIIEMIDLVGGHLDDEGDVATQVEEVEVVGDGEVQTEMVEGEGEGEGEGDGEVHTEVETEMVEGEGDAHEGDGEVHTELGKEMVEGEGDAHEDDGEVHTELGTKMVEGEGNAHEGDVEFHTEVGIEIVEGEGDAHEGDGDDGEVHQVEDGEVHHVGEAEVHEVHDFELEDLGEDDDVEDNEGEDVHEAETEDKDVDDEEVDVSEESLIDVSVQCDIGTSKENVRQEPSSPVVESSWSTDNVCIHDVRGLSNNEWLLEELISEADSEDDDGSTKIRFPTFSMPKSLEAYKWEVRTYFTEKKGIHRCH; the protein is encoded by the coding sequence ATGGACGTTAAAGAATTATGGTACAGTTTAAGAGGTCAGTCTGTGGACCCACATAGGTTAGAATTATTAACTGATGATAGGGGTGTCATGCATATGTTGAGCATTGCTAGGTTAAATGATGAAGTTCATTTGTATGTGGTTCATAATATGATGGAACCAGAAATAATAGAAATGATTGATTTGGTTGGTGGTCATCTTGATGATGAAGGTGATGTTGCAACACAAGTGGAGGAGGTTGAGGTTGTTGGTGATGGTGAAGTTCAAACAGAAATGGTGGAGGGTGAGGGTGAGGGTGAGGGTGAGGGTGATGGTGAGGTCCACACTGAAGTTGAAACAGAAATGGTGGAGGGTGAGGGGGATGCCCATGAGGGTGATGGTGAGGTCCATACTGAACTTGGAAAAGAAATGGTGGAGGGTGAGGGTGATGCCCATGAGGATGATGGTGAGGTCCATACTGAACTTGGAACAAAAATGGTGGAGGGTGAGGGTAATGCCCATGAGGGTGATGTTGAGTTCCATACTGAAGTTGGAATAGAAATTGTGGAGGGTGAGGGTGATGCCCATGAgggtgatggtgatgatggtgAGGTCCATCAGGTTGAGGATGGTGAGGTTCATCATGTAGGGGAAGCTGAGGTACATGAGGTACATGATTTTGAGCTAGAGGATTTAGGAGAGGATGATGATGTAGAGGACAACGAGGGTGAGGATGTCCATGAGGCAGAGACTGAGGACAAAGATGTagatgatgaagaagttgaTGTTAGTGAAGAAAGTCTAATTGATGTCAGCGTCCAGTGTGACATTGGGACTTCTAAAGAAAATGTGAGACAAGAACCTTCCAGTCCAGTAGTTGAGTCTTCATGGTCAACAGATAATGTTTGTATTCATGATGTCCGTGGGTTGTCTAACAATGAGTGGCTATTAGAGGAGTTGATTAGTGAAGCAGATAGTGAGGACGATGATGGGTCCACTAAGATAAGGTTTCCCACTTTTAGTATGCCTAAAAGTTTGGAGGCTTATAAATGGGAAGTACGAACCTATTTCACTGAGAAAAAAGGAATTCACAGATGCCATTAG